AAGACGTAAATCCAATCCACGATTGTGAAGGTCGGCGTCAGGAGGAAAAGGAGAACCAGTTCGGCCGATGTGACACCGAACAGGATGAAATCACCTAGCCTCCTGCCTGATATTCCGGAGGCGTGAGGCCTTTTTTCGATCATGTCCTCACTCAAACCGCTTTGAAAGGATACCGCTCATACCCTCATCTGTTTTGGCAAGAAGGGAAATAGCATGTCGCCGGAGAAGTGAGTCCTCCCCATCCGGCAACGGCTAATCAGACTCGGCGAACCTGACGAGAGTTCCACCCTTCGCAGTTCCGTACCTGAATACGGTAATGCCTTTCAGGCCTTTCCGGTAGGCGAGAAGGAATGCCTTCTCAACGTCTTCCTTCTTTGCGCGATGCGGCATGTTAATCGTCTTTGACACGGCATTGTCCGTGAATTCCTGGAACGCGGCCTGCATCTCTATGTGGTCTTCGGCCGGAATGTCATGGGCCGTCTTGAAGAGGCGCTTTATATCGGCAGGGACCTCTTTCATCCCTCTGACGCTGCCTTTCTCGATGATCTTCTCTTCGAGCCCCCTGCTGTAGAAGCCCCGCTCTTTTGCGAGTCTGAAGAATGAGTCGTTCTTCTCGTGGAGCTCGGTATCGAGGATGAGCCTCTTGAATGCGAGCGCGAAAAGGGGTTCGATGCCGCTCGATGAGTTCGCTATGATCGAGAGCGTCCCCGTCGGCGCGATCGTGGTTGTCGTCGCGTTTCTCGGATGCGGCATTCCCGGCGCATCGAAGATGGAACCCTTAAAATTCGGAAAGACGCCCCTTTTCGTAGCGAGTCCCGCGGAGGCCTCGCGCGATCTGTCCCTAATGAATCTCATGAGTTCGCGTCCGAGCGCGAATGCCTTTCTGCTGTTATATGGTATGCCGAGGAGTATCAGCATATCTGCCCATCCCATGACTCCGAGGCCTATCTTACGGTTTCCCTTATGCATCGACTCTATCGCCGGGAGGGGGTATCTGTTTACATCGATGGCGTTGTCGAGGAAGCGAACCGCTGTTCCGATATCCCGCGATAAAAGATCGAAATCGATCCCGGGCCTGCCGTTCCCGGACGAAGACCCTTTCAGATATTTCGAAAGATTCAGTGAACCGAGGACGCACGCCTCATACGAGAGAAGCGGTTGTTCACCGCAGGGGTTGGTGCTCTCCATGTCTCCGAGCTGCGGTGTCGGGTTGAATTCATTGATCCGGTCAATGAAGACGACGCCGGGATCACCTGTCTCCCATGCGCTTTCGACGATCTCGTCGAAGACGGTCCGTGCCCTGAGTCTTCCCGCCACAGCCCTGCTCCTCGGGTTTATCAGTTCATATTCCGCGTCGTTCTTCACGGCTTCCATGAATCTGTCGGTAACAGACACGGAGATATTGAAATTCGTCAGTTCCCTTGCATTCCTCTTCACCCTGATGAAGTCGAGGATATCCGGATGGTCCACGCGGAGGATGCCCATGTTTGCTCCGCGGCGCGCCCCGCCCTGTTTAATAACCTCTGTTGCGGTGTTGTATATCTTCATGAACGAGACAGGGCCGCTCGCTATCCCGCCCGTCGAGCGGACGACATCGGTCTTCGGCCGCAAACGGGAGAAAGAAAAGCCCGTTCCTCCTCCGCTTTGGAGAATAAGCGCGGCATTCTTCAGGGTGTCGAAGATGCCGGTCATGGAATCATCGACGGGGAGCACGAAGCAGGCAGCCAGCTGTCCGATCTCCTTGCCCGCGTTCATGAGGGTGGGGGAGTTGGGAAGGAATTTCAGCCCGGCCAGGAGGTCATAGAATTTCTCTTCCCAGGCAACGGGATCATCACCGTAGATACGCTCGGCCGATGCCATGGCCCTCGCAATCCGCCGGAACATTTCATGCGGGGTCTCGATGACGCTCCCTTGCTCATCCTTCAGGAGGTACCGTGTCCTCAGGACCCGGAGTGCGTTCTCGGTGAGTTCCATACCTTCATTATACGGGATTTCTGACGGGAAGAGGAGAGGATGCGGGTGAGGGTCGTCAAGAAAGAGAATCAGTGGACTCTCTAGGGAATTACAAAGGAAGTCGTCCAGAGATAGTAGCC
The nucleotide sequence above comes from Thermodesulfovibrionales bacterium. Encoded proteins:
- a CDS encoding adenosylcobalamin-dependent ribonucleoside-diphosphate reductase, with product MELTENALRVLRTRYLLKDEQGSVIETPHEMFRRIARAMASAERIYGDDPVAWEEKFYDLLAGLKFLPNSPTLMNAGKEIGQLAACFVLPVDDSMTGIFDTLKNAALILQSGGGTGFSFSRLRPKTDVVRSTGGIASGPVSFMKIYNTATEVIKQGGARRGANMGILRVDHPDILDFIRVKRNARELTNFNISVSVTDRFMEAVKNDAEYELINPRSRAVAGRLRARTVFDEIVESAWETGDPGVVFIDRINEFNPTPQLGDMESTNPCGEQPLLSYEACVLGSLNLSKYLKGSSSGNGRPGIDFDLLSRDIGTAVRFLDNAIDVNRYPLPAIESMHKGNRKIGLGVMGWADMLILLGIPYNSRKAFALGRELMRFIRDRSREASAGLATKRGVFPNFKGSIFDAPGMPHPRNATTTTIAPTGTLSIIANSSSGIEPLFALAFKRLILDTELHEKNDSFFRLAKERGFYSRGLEEKIIEKGSVRGMKEVPADIKRLFKTAHDIPAEDHIEMQAAFQEFTDNAVSKTINMPHRAKKEDVEKAFLLAYRKGLKGITVFRYGTAKGGTLVRFAESD